A single window of Verrucomicrobiia bacterium DNA harbors:
- the aroC gene encoding chorismate synthase, producing MGNSFGHLFRITTWGESHGGGVGVVVDGCPPRVALTEADVQPDLDRRRPGQSAITTPRKESDAVQILSGTFEGRTLGTPISMWVRNEDFRPEAYSEMATVYRPSHADFTYQAKYGIRAWPGGGRSSARETVGRVAAGAVARKVLRERWGVEVLAGVTQVQELTAEVDPERFTLGEVEANPVRCPDAGMAGRMLERIALRRSEGDSVGGIILGVARGVPPGWGEPVFDRLEADLGKAMLSLPAAKGFDIGSGFGGILLTGRGHNDPFRMRDGRVRTTSNRSGGIQGGISNGETVYFRVAFKPVATVMHEQDTVDEAGRETVLKGRGRHDPCVLPRAVPLVEAMTALVLVDHGLRHEAQCGR from the coding sequence ATGGGCAACTCGTTTGGTCACCTGTTTCGCATCACCACGTGGGGGGAGTCCCACGGGGGCGGGGTTGGCGTGGTGGTGGACGGATGTCCGCCGCGGGTGGCGCTGACGGAGGCGGATGTGCAGCCGGATCTGGACCGGCGGCGCCCGGGACAATCGGCGATCACGACGCCGCGGAAGGAAAGCGACGCGGTGCAGATTCTGAGCGGGACCTTTGAGGGGAGGACGCTGGGGACGCCGATTTCGATGTGGGTGCGGAACGAGGATTTCCGGCCGGAGGCGTATTCGGAAATGGCGACGGTGTATCGCCCGTCGCACGCCGATTTCACGTATCAGGCCAAGTATGGGATTCGTGCATGGCCGGGTGGGGGGAGGAGCAGCGCGAGGGAGACGGTGGGGCGGGTGGCGGCCGGGGCGGTGGCGCGGAAGGTGTTGCGGGAACGCTGGGGGGTGGAGGTGCTGGCCGGTGTCACGCAGGTGCAGGAGCTGACTGCCGAGGTGGATCCCGAGCGGTTCACGTTGGGCGAGGTTGAAGCGAATCCGGTGCGGTGTCCGGACGCGGGGATGGCCGGGCGGATGCTGGAGCGGATTGCCCTGCGTCGCAGCGAGGGGGACAGTGTGGGGGGCATCATTCTCGGCGTGGCGCGCGGGGTGCCGCCGGGCTGGGGTGAGCCGGTGTTTGACCGGCTTGAAGCGGACCTCGGGAAGGCGATGCTGAGTCTGCCGGCGGCAAAGGGTTTTGACATTGGCAGCGGGTTTGGGGGCATTCTTCTGACCGGTCGCGGGCACAACGATCCCTTCCGGATGCGGGACGGCCGGGTGCGGACCACCTCCAATCGTTCGGGCGGGATCCAGGGGGGCATCAGCAATGGGGAGACCGTGTATTTCCGGGTTGCCTTCAAGCCGGTGGCGACGGTGATGCATGAGCAGGACACGGTGGACGAGGCGGGGCGGGAGACGGTGTTGAAGGGGCGGGGGCGCCACGACCCCTGCGTGTTGCCGCGGGCGGTGCCGCTGGTGGAAGCGATGACGGCGCTGGTGCTGGTGGACCATGGGTTGCGCCACGAGGCGCAATGCGGGCGGTGA